AATAGATTTGATTCAAGCAGATGCCGTCTAACAAAGTCCCTCCAGGGACATCTGATAAAATCAGAAGCGCTAACAAAGTGACAGTAACCTAAAATGTTGAGTAGTTTTGACGCGGGAGGAAACACGAAATAAGGTAAACCAACATTCAAGCCAAAGAAAACTGGAATCCACCAGGAAAAGAGAAAATTCTCTAAAAGTTTATTAAATCAAGTTATCAAGTTATGCCTCTAATAGAGGATACACCCCTATTTATAAAGGAAAAATCCTATCAATATAAAAAGGATTATAttctaaataaaaagaaaaaataaatcctATTCGAAatagaaagaaattaaaaatattaatacaCAACCTAATTTGACTATAATTCCTAATACCGACCAAAAATGAAACTCCTATCAATTaaatatcattatatcaacaactcctaataattataaaaaaatattaaatcttGTCCAACATCAAGTTTAGCAAGTGGAAGCTCTAAGGAGATGGCGATGCTTAAAATTATGCATTTTGGTTGGGTATGGCAGGATGGGGGAGGAATAATAATTACACAGGGTGAAGTTAAGAATCTACTTACAGGTGTGTCTGCCATAGGAACATTAAGAGCTTCCATAACACCACATAGATACCCATTATCAAGGTCACATCCTTGGATACGTACATTAACTCTCCATGCTTCATCCTTCTGTAGACTAGAAACATTCTGGGTACCAGAAAAGGCCTGAAACAAGAACATACCTTATAAACACAGTTAACCTCACAATCATGTTTCATGCATAATACCGTCTTCAAccattaaaagaaaatcaacggTTTCCGCAGTGAAATGATCGtagaaatatatacatatataacagCAGTTTGTCAGAACACATCTCATTTTAACAATAGAGTTCTCAAACGGAAAATGCCATGATTCATGCTTAATACTATCTTTGGATTGCCATGATTCATGTCCATTACACCGTAGCCTTAAGAATATCAATAGATTAATATATAACCCCAACACAATCCCGAAATTTAACAAATAAcgatttgttttaaaaaaaaacataaaaagggaAAGTGAAACAGAGAATCACCTGTCCAACACTCAAAAGTGAACACGCAGGCGGCGAAGTGTGTCCagaattcgcatctttgcagTTAACCAGTTAAACAACCATGGTTAGACGCagacatttcaaattcaaatccaaaaTTACGCATAAGCCGTAAAGTTTCAGAATTTCTTGCAATTCAATGAAATTCAGGCACAGGAAGAACAAGGAGATTGAAGAATTGGAAGCTTTATGTACCTGAAACATGAGACGGAGCTGAGTTTTCCACCACTCTTACAGGCATTCTTGATCGTCGATCTAAATCTTGTTTTGGAGCCCTTTGCTGGTAATGTTGAGCCGTGAATATGATCCCAACAAAAGCCGGCCTGTCCTTCTTACAGCGGTTTCCGCCCATGAAGCTCCGGGTCCATCCCAATTTTAAGCCCATTCAACAACTCCAGGCCCATTTCAAAAATAGTGGGACCACTGGACCATCAATCGCGAATTCGCGATAAGGATTGAAACGATCTGCGTCTGAAACCAGGAACAACAATGGCTGCTACTTCGCTTGTTACTTCCTCCTCTCCGTTGCCCACAAAATCTCTTACAGTTCGTAATCTAAGCCAGCAACTCTTGCCCTTCCGGACTCAGAGTCGCATCACTAGAAGAGCCAAGAAGCAAGGCTCTTTCACTGTCCAAGCTGCCAAGCTTCCTGCGGGAGTATGTTCTAATTATTTCATCACTAATTCCAATGgtttttgttggttttgatgattttgtttgGCCTTAAAAGACCAAAGAAACTAATGGGTCTTGTACAATTTCCAGGTGGAATTGCCAAAAGTGCAACCAAAGGTTGAACCACCATTTCTGGGATTCAGCAAGACTGCTGAAATATGGAATTCCAGAGCTTGCATGATTGGCCTCATTGGGACATTTATTGTGGAGTTGGTAAGTTCTCTCTCACGCACCATCTTTTCTGTTCTTATTTTTGTAGGTTGTGAGTATGTTCCTTCATCCTTGATGTGGGCTTGTGGTAATTACAGATATTGAACAAGGGAATTCTTCAGGTAATTGGGGTGGATATTGGGAAAGGTCTTGATCTTCCACTTTGAAAAAGGCCACGAAGAGCTTTTGCCGATGAAGCTCTGTAATGGCACATTTGAGCATGACTATTTGTACCAAAAAGACTCAATTCCTGTTATTTTATGAACGCAGTCCATTTCATTTAAACAGCAATCTGAACAATCTACAACTCTAAGTAGACATCTGTTATTTGCCAAGATGATAAATAAACATCCAGTGATTTTGCTATATTTGGCTCTGCAAACATCTAGAGTTAAAAGTATGTTACATGGAACATTACATGTAACGTTCTTAGTAGAAAGGGATTCGAGAGCTCCGCAATTCATTTAGAATTCGAGAGTCTATCATTTTAATTCAATAGCTTTAAGAGGTGTGTCAGTATCTTGAACATCACCGCACTGAGTGGAGAGACACTACTTCAATATCATAAAATATCATGTACATGCGCcgatcaaaaaaaattaaatatcaaaatttgaaaataaacagAAAGGCCAAAGAAACTACTTGAAGCTCCAAATATTTAGACCTCGCGTGAGAGATAGCATAGTAGGTCATCAGAATGGCAACTGGTTTTACGGCGGCACCATCATGGAGTAATCTCACCGTCGGTGACACAAAGGTAATGGTGAACGGGAAAAAATGGGACACAAAAGTGTTTCCCTGGTGAAGGTATTTGGTAGTCCGGACAGCTTCAGTACCGTGCGGATCATTGCTGCTTCAAATTCCTCTCCGCTCGATGCAAGATTTCAAAACCCCTGATAAATTGAAATGAAGGGTTTAAGggaagaaaaactgaaaaagaagcTCAAAATATTCAACAACGAAGATAAAAATGAAATGGGCTTGGCAGCCATACACCTTGATGAAAAGGGCCGGGCTAACCCGTTAGAAGGTAAGGCCCAATATCTCAGACAACGTCACGGCGATGGATTTAAAAATTTCCTCGAAAACAGGCCGAAGCTTGACGAGTTCTTGATGGCCAAGGTGAGGCCCTATACCTTAGACCGCGTTGGGTCTAAAATTCGGCCCATCTTGCAAGTCCAGTACAGATCacaaaacattttattttattatgcaATAAAAGCCGAGGTgcaaaatcaaagaaaacaaatgaaaggTGCCTCTCCAATCATCCTAATGACTCCCATTGTTATCCCTAACTTTCCTTTTCGGTGCCGAGAAAACGAATGAAAGTAATTAGGAGAGTCTCTGTAGTAAAAAAGTGATAATTACTTCTGACTGGTGACTGCTGGTTTTGGAAAACAAGGAAAGTCCCTAGTATAGCAAACATGGTTCTGTAAAGGGCATATTAGGTGAGAAGATTTCCAGTTAGATCCAATGCACCCTTAAAATTCAAGGTTATCCATGGCGGGTTGTTATCTTCCATGTCATAAAGTAAAATCATCGTACTTGTAAAGAAAACAGAAGCATCACACAAGTCAACCAGTCGACAAAACATTTTTGGAATTGAACAACATAGTAATATAATATGTTGTCTGATCAAAATTCAAGACTCGAGCTTACTGGTCAAGAAAAGAGAACGTCATGAGCGACGTAATTTTAACTACTTGTACAAACAAGAGTACTCCATTAACCCCAATAAATTGACAACTAGAGGCAAACAATTCCCATCATCAGTCTTTTAAACATGGGAGGAGTTAAGTTGCATGCAACCTGGCCTAGCCCCTTTAGTTACAGAGTAATATGGGCTCTGAAACTCAAGGGTATACCATTTGAATACATAGAAGAGGATCTTTCCAACAAAAGTCCTTTGCTTCTACAATATAACCCTGTCTACAAAAAAATTCCCGTCCTCGTTCATGATGGAAAGCCAGTATGTGAGTCCATGATTATCGTCGAATACATCGACGAGGTATGGCCGGATAAACCCTTGATGCCAAGTGACCCTTATCAGAGGGCCACGGCTCGGTTCTGGGTTAATTTTATTGGAGATAAGGTACGTGTTTTCACACATTTGGAAGATAATTAAACTATAATAGCTGCCTACATATGTGTGTATTATatcatttaatttaaaaaacatGAATCTGCAAACAGGGCATCGcagttttgaaattgttttgaacCGCCGGTGAAGAACTAGAACAAGCAAAGAAggataccttgggaatgctgAAAACCATCGAAGAACATGGAGCAGGAGAGACAAAATTCTTCATTGGAGATGAGGTTGGCATAGTGGACATAGCCTTCGGTGCAATTGCTTATTGGTTGGAAATATTTGAAGAAATATTAGGAGTGAAGCTGCTCGAAGCCCACAGGTTTCCTAGACTCGCTGCTTTgatcaacaatttcaaaaaagaaCCTATAATCAAGGAAAACCTCCCAGATCACCATGACATGTTTGTATTTTTCAAAGGTctcatagaaaaaaaaacttgcctCTGCATCATAAGAGGCTAATAGAGAGTGTCCGTCAAATGTCGTATTTAGGTTTCTCCACTAATAAATAAACACAAGAACAATAAAGGGTGTATTTTAATTTGTCATATTTAGGCTTCTCTACTAATAAATATCACTGAAACGTCGATTTCCACCCACACTTTGAATTACATTCTCGTATAACTCATTTGTTGATGAAAAGTCCATTGGATCATGAATACTCCTAAGCATTTAACTGCAAGCATCGAGGAAGTACCGTCCTATATAGGGAGAATGCCTCCGGATAAATTTTAAACTCTAGATACAAGATTGGGGAAAGAAGGGAGGGGGGAGGGCAGGAGATTTACATGCTCTACGCTGTCTAACAGTATATGGAAATGCTAAGAAAACACAATTTTGTTAAATTGCGTAACGAACAAAAGTTGAATCTTACAACGTCAAACTCAACCTAAATCAGGCCTTCAGCGAGGAACTCTAACTGCAATATATTAAGCCCTGAACCGTCTGCAATTTATCCATTTCTTCATTAAAATTCCTACCTGGATATGATGATAAAAATTTCTACTGGatatgatgataatgaagactAACATTAGTTTCTCGGTATACTAAAATAGAAAATTTAGATAAGATTTAAAACAGAGAATCATAGAAAttgaatacaaagaaaaaccTTTCAGCTAATTAACAAGGTAACCATGGGCGAAAGCAGAACCATTCCCTTGGCTGTCAGTGTCTAGAACGTCACCGCACCAAGTGGAGAGACACTGCTTCAATATCATACGACTCGTCTACATGCGCCGatcgaaaaataaaatatcaaaatttgaaagaaaGCCAGAAAAACTAGTTGAAGCTCAAAATATTTAAACCTCTCGTGAGAGACAGAATAGTAGGTCATCTGAAGGGCAACGGGTTTCTCGGTGGTCCCATCATGGACTAATCTCAGCGCCGGCGACAGCAACGGTAATGGTGAACGAGCAAAAATGGATCACAACGGTTTTCTCCTGGCTCCGGTATTTGGTAGTCTGGACTCTGGCAAGCTTCAGTACCGCGCTGATCATTCCTGCTTCAAATTCTTCTACGCTCGATTGAAGATTTCAGAACCCCTAATCAAATGGAAACGAAAGGTTtaaagggaagaaaaagaagctctAAATATTCAATAAGGAAGACAAAAATGCAATGGGCTTGGCCGCCAATCACCTTGTTGGAAAGGGCCGGGCTAACCCGTTAGAAGGTAAGGCCCAATATCTCAGACAACGATGGATCCACGAAAACAGGCCGAAGCTTGACGAGTTCTTGAGGGCCAAGGCGAGGCCCAATACTGAAGACCGTGTTGCGAAAAGTTCGGCCGAGCGTGCGCGTCCAGTAAGACCAAGGtgcaaaatcaagaaaatagaaaaagaatgcAAGTAATATAGGGGAGGCAGCACAGCAGCTCCAAAGGTGCCCGTCCAATCATCCTGATGCTGACTCCTATTCTTTGCCCTAACTTTCCTTTCGGTAGTGCTACATATACATAGGATTTGCATACATAAAAGATACATAATGATGTGGCAGCTGACTGGATGTGCTGACTGggcaaattcaaaattcaaaaataaaaaataaacactacaaatcacttttctctctcctcatatctcacttttctctctcctctcctctcctctcctctctctcacgcgattctctcttctcctctcacgGTCAATAATGGACCTCCGTCGTCCGGCCACCGATATGACCGCCGCTGCAGCCAAAAGAAGCATCCGGCCCCCATGAGCAACGCCCAACCACCATTTGCCGTCaacggttgttgattttgtcggaAATCCACCATAAAGCCATGGGTCTCCACCGAACAAAAATCACAGATCCGACTGATTTCGATGTCGGTTTGGCAACCTaacaccaccaatggactcccctacGTGAGGCGCACTTAGCCCAGCCCTTCATCGATCGAAACGGCCACCGGAATTGGAGACCCACGTCGAAGGTATGCTCCAGTGCgttattacactatacattttacagtgtatttagctttttatgttgattgaacatcttatggattatttgtgaagcttgatagtgggttattgcactgttataatgaaaaatgtaattattttgtttcatggtttgtttcttGCCTAGTTTACCAGATACACTATTTTGCAAATAGTGTATTTAACATTTAGTGTATTTAGCATATAGTGTATGTTGCTAGGCTGCTCCTCGTCATGGTGTACTGGATTGGTGATTTCTTGGTTTcacaaaatatttgatta
The window above is part of the Tripterygium wilfordii isolate XIE 37 chromosome 3, ASM1340144v1, whole genome shotgun sequence genome. Proteins encoded here:
- the LOC119988137 gene encoding light-harvesting complex-like protein OHP1, chloroplastic produces the protein MAATSLVTSSSPLPTKSLTVRNLSQQLLPFRTQSRITRRAKKQGSFTVQAAKLPAGVELPKVQPKVEPPFLGFSKTAEIWNSRACMIGLIGTFIVELILNKGILQVIGVDIGKGLDLPL